One window of Robiginitalea biformata HTCC2501 genomic DNA carries:
- a CDS encoding DUF937 domain-containing protein: protein MSGILELLNSPMGKQLIEGVSRDTGEPEDQTADVLSMAMPLLMGAMKKNVSTPDGAQGLMSALSSKHSGGILDDLGGLFGGGVDAKVKRDGAGILGHILGSKQPAVESALSQKSGMDASSVANILQVAAPILMGFLGRQRSQNNVSDANGLNTLLGSMLGGQPHRNQSLIESLIDADGDGSVLDDVADMVLGSKQNKKGGLGGLLGGLFGR from the coding sequence ATGTCCGGAATATTGGAATTACTCAACAGCCCGATGGGCAAACAACTCATTGAAGGGGTTTCCCGGGATACCGGAGAACCCGAAGACCAAACGGCTGATGTACTGAGCATGGCCATGCCCTTGCTAATGGGGGCCATGAAGAAAAACGTGTCTACTCCGGACGGGGCCCAGGGCCTGATGAGCGCCCTCTCCTCAAAACATTCCGGGGGTATCCTGGACGACCTGGGCGGTCTGTTTGGCGGGGGTGTGGACGCAAAGGTGAAGCGGGACGGCGCCGGGATTCTCGGCCATATCCTGGGAAGCAAGCAGCCGGCCGTGGAAAGCGCTCTGAGCCAGAAATCCGGGATGGACGCCTCCTCGGTTGCAAATATCCTGCAAGTTGCCGCTCCTATCCTGATGGGGTTCCTGGGGCGCCAGCGTTCCCAGAACAATGTTTCTGATGCCAACGGCCTCAATACACTCCTGGGCAGCATGCTCGGGGGGCAGCCCCACCGGAACCAGAGCCTGATAGAAAGCCTGATAGACGCCGACGGGGACGGCAGTGTGCTGGATGATGTTGCGGACATGGTACTCGGGAGCAAACAAAACAAGAAAGGCGGATTGGGTGGCTTGCTCGGCGGGCTATTTGGAAGATAA
- a CDS encoding D-2-hydroxyacid dehydrogenase translates to MRILANDGLAEPAIAKLESAGFEVLTTKVAQEQLIPYLNKENIRALLVRSATQVNEELIDACPGLLLIGRAGVGLDNIAVAHARKKGLHVIHTPNASANSVAELVFAHLLGGTRFLHESNRHMPLEGDQQFRALKKAYAAGREVRGKTLGIIGFGGIGEAVARIGLGLGMEVCFHDTHRDRAVMTLEFAGGQQYDLEIQGFGLDELLSRSDFVTLHVPAQDRPVIGSRELGLMPRGAGLINTSRGGVIDEEALLAALDSGHLSFAGLDVFAEEPRPGVRLLMNPDLSLSPHIGGSTLEAQERIGLELAGQVVELLKKAD, encoded by the coding sequence ATGCGCATTCTGGCCAACGACGGCCTCGCTGAACCGGCCATCGCCAAATTGGAATCGGCCGGGTTCGAAGTACTGACCACCAAGGTGGCCCAGGAACAGTTGATCCCCTATCTGAACAAGGAAAATATCCGCGCCCTGCTGGTGAGGTCTGCAACCCAGGTAAACGAGGAACTGATCGACGCCTGCCCGGGCTTGCTGCTGATTGGCCGTGCGGGTGTAGGCCTCGACAATATTGCTGTGGCCCATGCCCGCAAAAAAGGGTTGCATGTAATCCACACCCCGAATGCATCGGCCAACTCGGTGGCCGAACTGGTTTTTGCCCACCTGCTCGGCGGGACGCGGTTTTTGCATGAGTCCAACCGGCATATGCCCCTGGAGGGGGACCAACAGTTCCGGGCCCTTAAAAAAGCCTATGCCGCCGGGCGGGAGGTTCGGGGCAAAACCCTGGGGATTATCGGGTTCGGCGGCATCGGTGAGGCTGTCGCCCGGATTGGCCTGGGATTGGGAATGGAAGTCTGCTTCCACGACACCCACCGGGACAGGGCCGTAATGACCCTTGAATTTGCCGGCGGGCAACAATACGATTTGGAAATCCAGGGATTCGGGCTGGATGAGTTGCTTTCCCGTTCGGATTTCGTGACCCTGCATGTCCCGGCCCAGGACCGCCCGGTAATCGGATCCCGGGAACTGGGTCTGATGCCCCGGGGTGCGGGCCTGATCAATACCTCCCGCGGCGGCGTCATTGACGAGGAGGCACTTCTTGCCGCATTGGATTCGGGCCATCTGAGCTTTGCAGGCCTCGATGTGTTTGCCGAGGAGCCGCGCCCCGGGGTACGATTGCTGATGAACCCGGACCTGTCCCTGAGCCCCCATATCGGCGGCTCCACGCTGGAAGCCCAGGAGCGGATTGGGCTGGAACTGGCCGGCCAGGTAGTTGAATTGCTCAAAAAAGCGGATTGA
- a CDS encoding fasciclin domain-containing protein has translation MWYRLLPFVCCLIAAFVITGCSDGTNPEDTLYIEAPTTENAGSGEVEGGEHADEDSGREAESGNNEGSGNAEGSTGSASDPDTARDDLPLLSELLKDQQDLARFVEAMVISPELHELLADTGGDYTVFAPTNAAIDELFESLGDPYNGFADFESSLEKEAIQQLVAYHVASRSIAVGQLTEGQIPTLLAGETIWVGQDAKGWYVMDGFLRKSYMDLAVLEASNGYIYRIDKILVPEVVRDYLF, from the coding sequence ATGTGGTACAGACTATTACCTTTTGTATGCTGCCTGATAGCGGCATTTGTTATTACCGGCTGCTCAGACGGGACAAACCCGGAGGACACGCTTTATATTGAGGCCCCAACCACAGAGAACGCAGGAAGCGGGGAGGTGGAAGGCGGTGAGCATGCAGACGAAGATTCCGGCCGGGAAGCGGAATCCGGCAATAATGAAGGCTCCGGAAATGCCGAAGGGTCAACCGGTTCAGCATCTGATCCGGATACGGCTCGGGACGATTTACCGCTTCTGAGCGAGCTGCTCAAGGATCAGCAGGACCTGGCCCGGTTTGTGGAAGCCATGGTAATTTCCCCCGAGTTGCATGAATTATTGGCAGATACCGGGGGGGATTATACGGTATTTGCCCCGACCAATGCAGCCATTGACGAGCTTTTTGAGAGCTTGGGCGATCCGTATAACGGCTTTGCCGATTTTGAGTCATCCCTGGAAAAGGAGGCGATTCAGCAGCTGGTGGCCTATCATGTTGCATCCCGGTCGATTGCTGTCGGGCAATTGACTGAAGGGCAAATCCCCACGTTACTTGCCGGCGAAACTATCTGGGTAGGCCAGGATGCCAAAGGCTGGTATGTGATGGACGGATTCCTGCGGAAATCCTACATGGACCTCGCTGTTCTGGAGGCTTCCAATGGCTATATCTACCGGATCGATAAGATCCTGGTCCCGGAAGTTGTCCGGGATTACCTGTTTTAG
- a CDS encoding TonB-dependent receptor, producing the protein MRILFTIGCLLLAGMLHAQHELQGRVLDASDNAPLEQATVYFPQLENGVITDTDGNFHIRQLPEGTYKLVVSMIGYAAFTQSITLGENNPSLTIRLRPSAIEMEEVIVSTPFHKLQRENVMKVEQAPLAEIRKNGSPTLAEGLRQIAGVETVSTGVGIGKPVIRGLSSNRVLVYTQGIRMENQQFGDEHGLGISDAGIESVEVIKGPASLLYGSDALGGVLYLNPQRYAPAGTAQADATALYFGNTSGVAANAGAGVSGEKWKFLARLARASHADYQDGGDTRITNSRFSEWDLKTGVGYASGRFKNDLRYNYNRSEPGIPEEIGVQGTDRTPLLPYQEIESHILSNTTEFFMKNSSLKVILGYVGNSRLEFEDHEEHAGEEDGEEHAEEEHGEEGPSLDMQLNTLNYNLQYQFSPSGDSWQTVVGLQGMWQENSNAGEEILVPDARTVDVGLMATSHVHFEKSDLQLGLRYDRRQIDSDAFGTPGESEYIGPLDRSFNSFNAAAGYRIDIAPRVIGRLNLASGFRAPNLSELGSNGTHSGANRFEIGNPDLENERNVQADLSLEYKGEHFELGINGFHNRIRDFIFIAPTGNTVEGDPEFQYRQQDATLYGGEAVFHLHPHPLDWLHLQSNVAVVIGELDSGTPLPLIPPVNWRNTLRVEWDKISSNLENFYGFLGLETYFRQGRPGDFETETPAYNLVHAGLGTRLPLFGNPLDIRIAANNLLDTKYIAHLSRIKADGINNMGRNISLGLSMTL; encoded by the coding sequence ATGAGAATACTATTTACCATAGGCTGCCTGCTGCTTGCGGGCATGCTTCACGCCCAGCATGAACTGCAGGGCCGCGTACTGGACGCTTCTGACAATGCCCCCCTGGAACAGGCTACCGTCTATTTTCCCCAACTCGAAAACGGGGTGATTACCGATACCGATGGAAATTTCCATATCCGACAATTGCCTGAAGGCACATACAAGTTGGTGGTATCGATGATCGGATATGCCGCGTTCACCCAAAGCATTACCCTGGGGGAAAATAACCCTTCACTGACCATCCGCCTCCGGCCTAGTGCCATCGAAATGGAAGAAGTCATCGTGTCCACGCCGTTTCACAAATTGCAACGCGAAAATGTTATGAAAGTGGAACAGGCCCCCCTGGCTGAAATCCGGAAAAACGGGTCCCCTACCCTCGCCGAAGGCCTCCGCCAAATCGCCGGTGTGGAGACGGTGAGTACCGGGGTGGGAATCGGCAAACCTGTGATTCGTGGTTTGAGTTCGAACCGGGTTTTGGTTTATACTCAGGGTATTCGGATGGAAAATCAGCAATTCGGAGATGAACACGGCCTCGGAATCAGCGATGCCGGAATCGAAAGTGTTGAAGTGATCAAAGGCCCTGCTTCACTTCTCTACGGTTCCGATGCGCTGGGGGGGGTATTATACCTAAACCCGCAGCGATATGCCCCGGCGGGCACTGCGCAGGCGGATGCCACAGCCCTATATTTCGGTAACACATCCGGGGTCGCAGCGAATGCAGGGGCCGGCGTTTCCGGAGAGAAATGGAAATTCCTGGCCCGACTTGCCAGGGCATCCCATGCAGATTACCAGGATGGTGGGGATACCCGCATCACGAATTCCCGGTTCAGCGAATGGGACCTGAAGACAGGCGTGGGTTATGCATCCGGCCGGTTCAAAAACGATTTGCGATACAACTACAACCGTTCGGAACCAGGCATTCCCGAGGAAATCGGGGTGCAGGGAACAGATCGGACACCTTTGTTACCCTACCAGGAAATAGAATCGCACATTCTAAGTAATACCACGGAATTCTTTATGAAAAATTCCAGTCTCAAAGTAATCCTGGGTTACGTGGGAAATTCTCGGTTGGAATTCGAAGACCATGAAGAGCATGCAGGAGAAGAAGATGGGGAGGAGCATGCCGAAGAAGAACACGGAGAAGAAGGCCCGTCTCTGGATATGCAACTCAATACGCTGAACTATAACCTGCAGTATCAATTCAGTCCTTCGGGGGATAGCTGGCAGACCGTAGTGGGCTTACAGGGCATGTGGCAAGAAAACTCCAATGCGGGGGAAGAAATCCTCGTCCCGGACGCCCGCACAGTCGATGTGGGGTTGATGGCCACCTCGCATGTCCACTTCGAGAAAAGCGACCTGCAACTCGGGCTCCGGTACGACCGGCGACAAATCGATAGCGATGCGTTTGGCACACCCGGAGAAAGCGAATACATCGGACCATTGGATCGTTCCTTCAATAGCTTTAACGCCGCCGCAGGATACCGCATAGACATTGCACCACGAGTGATCGGTCGCCTGAATCTGGCCTCGGGGTTCCGGGCACCAAACTTGTCCGAACTGGGCTCCAATGGAACACACTCCGGCGCAAACCGCTTTGAAATCGGAAATCCGGACCTGGAAAACGAACGCAATGTTCAGGCCGACCTTTCCCTGGAATATAAAGGAGAACACTTTGAGTTGGGGATCAACGGATTCCATAACCGGATCCGGGATTTTATCTTTATAGCCCCAACGGGGAATACTGTGGAAGGGGACCCGGAGTTTCAATACCGGCAACAGGATGCCACCCTCTATGGGGGCGAGGCTGTTTTCCACCTGCACCCGCATCCGCTGGACTGGCTGCACCTTCAAAGCAACGTGGCTGTAGTAATCGGGGAACTCGATTCCGGGACGCCATTGCCGCTTATCCCGCCGGTAAATTGGCGGAATACACTTCGGGTGGAATGGGATAAAATTTCAAGTAACCTGGAAAACTTTTATGGATTCCTGGGATTAGAAACCTATTTCAGGCAGGGCAGGCCTGGGGATTTTGAAACGGAAACCCCGGCTTACAACCTCGTTCATGCGGGACTCGGAACCCGACTTCCGCTTTTCGGGAACCCCCTGGATATCCGGATTGCCGCAAATAACCTGCTGGACACCAAATACATCGCCCACCTCTCACGCATAAAGGCCGACGGCATCAACAATATGGGAAGAAATATCAGCCTCGGGTTGAGCATGACGCTGTAA
- the serC gene encoding 3-phosphoserine/phosphohydroxythreonine transaminase: MKKHNFSAGPCILPESVMKKAAEAVVELDGSGLSLIEISHRSPAFVDIMERARSLVLELMQLEGKGYEVLFLQGGASLEFLMVAYNLLEKRAGYINTGTWSDKAIKEARIFGEVVEVASSGESGFNHIPKGFDIPAGLDYLHLTSNNTIFGTQFKDFPKGDAPLIADMSSDIFSRVIDYSQFDLIYAGAQKNMGPAGTTLVVVKPEVLGRVSRKIPSMLDYQVHIAKDSMFNTPPVFAVYTSLLTLEWLRDLGGVAAIEEQNEKKAKLLYSEVDLNPLFEGYAAKEDRSLMNATFNLTRPELKETFDAMWKEAGINGLNGHRSVGGYRASMYNALPLESVGVLVDVMSDLERKA, encoded by the coding sequence ATGAAAAAACACAACTTCAGCGCCGGCCCGTGTATCCTGCCGGAATCCGTTATGAAAAAAGCGGCCGAGGCCGTGGTGGAACTGGACGGTTCCGGCCTTTCACTTATTGAAATCTCCCACCGGAGTCCTGCCTTTGTGGACATTATGGAGAGGGCTCGCAGCCTGGTCCTTGAACTGATGCAGCTCGAAGGGAAGGGATACGAAGTTCTTTTCCTGCAGGGTGGCGCCAGCCTGGAATTCCTGATGGTGGCCTACAACCTGCTTGAAAAGCGGGCGGGATATATCAACACGGGGACCTGGAGCGATAAAGCGATCAAGGAGGCCCGGATATTCGGCGAGGTTGTCGAGGTGGCCTCTTCCGGGGAATCCGGCTTCAACCATATTCCCAAAGGGTTTGACATCCCCGCAGGCCTGGACTACCTCCACCTGACCTCCAACAATACGATTTTCGGCACCCAGTTTAAAGACTTTCCAAAGGGGGACGCCCCCCTGATCGCAGACATGAGTTCCGACATCTTTTCCAGGGTAATCGACTATTCACAGTTCGACCTCATCTATGCGGGTGCCCAGAAAAATATGGGGCCGGCGGGTACCACCCTGGTGGTGGTAAAGCCGGAGGTCCTGGGGCGCGTCAGCCGCAAAATCCCGTCCATGCTGGATTACCAGGTGCATATAGCCAAGGACAGTATGTTCAATACGCCCCCCGTATTCGCTGTATATACCTCCCTGCTTACCCTGGAGTGGTTGCGGGACCTCGGGGGGGTTGCGGCCATCGAAGAGCAGAATGAAAAGAAAGCCAAACTGTTGTATTCGGAAGTCGACCTGAACCCCCTCTTTGAGGGGTATGCCGCTAAAGAAGACCGCTCTCTGATGAACGCGACCTTCAACCTCACCCGGCCCGAACTGAAGGAAACATTCGACGCCATGTGGAAGGAAGCAGGTATCAACGGATTGAACGGCCACCGGTCCGTAGGTGGTTATCGCGCCTCCATGTACAATGCCCTGCCGCTCGAAAGCGTTGGGGTTTTGGTCGATGTGATGAGCGACCTGGAACGAAAGGCTTGA
- a CDS encoding TIGR02757 family protein — protein sequence MTLNEKREFLDAKVSSYQQPEFLETDPIRIPHSFRRKEDIEISGFLAATIAWGNRKSIIRSANRMMELMGQAPFDFVMQATPSDLDSLDGFVHRTFNADDLRTFTRALRHIYSEHGGLEGVFTKYAPSGMQPAISRVREHFFEIPHAPRTRKHFSDPARGSAAKRLNMFLRWMVRPASGGVDFGLWKNIPPAILSCPLDVHSGKVARALGLLKRKQNDARAVAELDTSLRKLDPVDPVKYDFALFGLGVFEGFPS from the coding sequence ATGACCCTCAACGAAAAACGCGAATTCCTGGATGCCAAAGTATCCAGCTACCAGCAGCCGGAATTCCTGGAAACCGACCCGATTCGCATCCCGCACAGCTTCCGCCGCAAGGAGGACATCGAAATATCAGGATTCCTGGCGGCCACCATTGCCTGGGGCAACCGGAAGAGCATCATTCGCAGCGCCAACCGGATGATGGAGCTCATGGGGCAGGCACCCTTTGATTTCGTCATGCAGGCAACTCCTTCCGACCTCGACAGCCTGGACGGATTCGTGCACCGGACATTTAACGCCGATGACCTCCGCACCTTTACCCGCGCCCTCCGGCATATCTACAGCGAACACGGCGGCCTGGAAGGGGTTTTCACCAAATACGCCCCTTCAGGCATGCAACCCGCCATTTCCAGGGTCCGCGAACATTTTTTTGAAATCCCGCATGCTCCCCGCACCCGGAAACACTTCTCGGACCCGGCGCGCGGATCGGCGGCCAAGCGGCTGAACATGTTTTTGCGCTGGATGGTCCGCCCGGCATCCGGGGGCGTGGACTTTGGCTTGTGGAAAAACATCCCCCCGGCAATTCTCTCCTGCCCCCTGGATGTGCACAGCGGCAAGGTGGCCCGGGCCCTCGGCCTGCTCAAACGCAAACAAAACGACGCCCGGGCCGTGGCGGAACTGGACACATCCCTGCGTAAACTCGACCCGGTAGACCCGGTCAAATACGATTTCGCCCTGTTCGGCCTTGGGGTGTTCGAAGGGTTTCCCTCCTGA
- a CDS encoding acyl-CoA reductase, with product MAQPDPSFSALVQLGDFLREFLADASRETSGIADTTREASGNKAFHQLTATMEQARLQNPWFTREEVTYALQQWGDLLRKDRLKKWLAAYDSPSGEPLTVALILAGNVPLVGFHDFISVLLTGNRALVKCSSSDNILLPHLASLLTGFEPSLDGRYRFEDGTLKAYDAVIATGSNNTSRYFEYYFGSRPHIIRMNRSSVAVLTGSESPEELGGLADDIFRYFGLGCRSVSKLFVPDGYDFDPFFTACYAHKHRIDHQKYANNYDYNKAVYLMSGSAMLDNGFLLLKEDPGLDSPIGTLFYETYTFMRELQNRLDALSGDLQCVVGPDTLAGAIPFGQAQQPALDAYADGVDTIAFLQEIPASNPEQ from the coding sequence ATGGCACAACCCGATCCAAGCTTCAGCGCCCTGGTCCAACTTGGGGATTTCCTCCGGGAATTTCTTGCCGATGCTTCCCGTGAAACCTCCGGTATTGCCGATACTACCCGTGAAGCTTCCGGCAACAAAGCCTTTCACCAGTTGACAGCCACAATGGAACAGGCGCGGTTGCAGAATCCCTGGTTTACCCGGGAAGAAGTGACCTATGCGTTGCAGCAGTGGGGGGATCTGCTGAGGAAAGACCGCCTCAAGAAGTGGCTCGCGGCCTATGACAGCCCATCCGGCGAACCACTTACCGTTGCCCTTATCCTGGCGGGCAACGTCCCGCTGGTGGGATTCCACGACTTTATATCCGTCTTATTGACCGGGAACCGGGCCCTGGTAAAATGTTCTTCCTCCGACAACATCCTCCTGCCCCACCTGGCCAGCCTGCTGACGGGTTTTGAGCCCAGCCTCGACGGGCGGTACCGGTTCGAGGACGGGACGCTGAAGGCGTACGATGCGGTCATTGCCACCGGGAGCAATAACACGAGCAGGTATTTTGAATATTATTTCGGGTCCCGCCCGCACATCATCCGGATGAACCGCAGCAGCGTTGCCGTACTGACCGGTTCGGAATCCCCGGAAGAACTCGGCGGCCTTGCAGACGATATCTTCCGCTATTTCGGGTTGGGTTGCCGGAGCGTCTCAAAGCTATTCGTGCCGGATGGCTATGACTTTGACCCGTTTTTCACGGCTTGCTATGCCCACAAACACCGAATCGACCATCAGAAGTACGCCAACAACTACGATTACAACAAAGCGGTGTATTTGATGAGCGGGTCGGCCATGCTCGACAACGGCTTCCTGCTGCTTAAAGAAGATCCCGGCCTGGATTCACCCATCGGCACGCTGTTTTATGAAACCTACACCTTTATGCGGGAATTGCAGAACCGTCTCGATGCGCTTTCCGGCGATCTTCAATGCGTGGTTGGCCCGGACACCCTGGCAGGGGCCATTCCATTCGGACAGGCCCAGCAGCCGGCCCTGGACGCCTATGCAGATGGGGTGGATACCATTGCATTCCTCCAGGAAATCCCGGCTTCAAATCCGGAGCAGTAA
- a CDS encoding DUF6787 family protein, with the protein MKKLKQRWGITSNFQLIVILIVFAITGSASVWVAKPFLNWIGLDALREGSGGWRPILYWTLRLLLIFPFYQVLLVTFGWIFGQFRFFWNFEKKMLQRMGLGFLLS; encoded by the coding sequence ATGAAGAAACTCAAACAGCGCTGGGGAATTACCTCGAATTTTCAATTAATCGTCATCCTGATCGTTTTCGCCATTACCGGGTCCGCCTCGGTTTGGGTGGCCAAGCCTTTTTTGAACTGGATCGGGCTGGATGCGCTCCGCGAAGGTTCGGGCGGCTGGCGGCCAATACTCTACTGGACGCTTCGGCTCCTGCTTATTTTCCCCTTTTACCAGGTACTCTTAGTTACCTTCGGGTGGATCTTCGGCCAGTTCCGGTTTTTCTGGAATTTCGAAAAGAAGATGCTGCAGCGCATGGGGCTGGGTTTTCTCCTCTCTTGA
- a CDS encoding ABC transporter ATP-binding protein translates to MISAANIHKFYGDLEVLKGVDLEIGEAEIVSVVGASGAGKTTLLQILGTLDQPAPGYDTRVTIAGQDITGLGEKQMARFRNERIGFIFQFHQLLPEFTALENVCIPAFIRNTERAEAEAQARELMEFLGLGSRMDHKPSQLSGGEQQRVAVARALINKPAVILADEPSGNLDSASADRLHNLFFELRDTYGQTFVIVTHNEELAGMADRTLTMVDGQIVS, encoded by the coding sequence ATGATCAGCGCTGCAAATATTCACAAGTTTTACGGGGACCTCGAAGTCCTCAAAGGGGTCGACCTGGAGATCGGGGAGGCTGAAATCGTTTCCGTGGTCGGGGCCTCCGGGGCGGGCAAAACCACCTTGTTGCAGATCCTGGGCACCCTGGACCAGCCGGCCCCCGGGTACGATACCCGGGTAACCATCGCCGGGCAGGACATTACAGGTCTCGGGGAGAAGCAGATGGCGCGGTTTCGCAATGAGCGGATCGGGTTTATCTTTCAATTCCACCAGCTGCTGCCGGAATTCACTGCCCTTGAAAACGTCTGTATCCCCGCGTTCATCCGGAATACGGAACGAGCGGAAGCCGAAGCACAGGCCCGGGAACTCATGGAATTTTTGGGGTTGGGCAGCCGGATGGACCATAAGCCTTCCCAACTCTCCGGAGGGGAACAACAACGGGTGGCCGTGGCCCGGGCCCTGATCAACAAGCCCGCGGTTATATTAGCCGATGAACCGAGCGGGAACCTGGATTCCGCCAGCGCCGACCGCCTGCACAACCTGTTCTTTGAACTCCGGGACACCTATGGGCAGACCTTCGTCATCGTCACCCACAACGAGGAACTTGCCGGAATGGCGGACCGGACGCTGACCATGGTGGACGGGCAAATTGTTTCCTGA
- a CDS encoding DUF6146 family protein, with the protein MKYFISTTLVAALVLLLAACSGQQGIAMSEQEKEVLNSQGPDSVRIADAETEYEIIIIEPGFYNWLVSIAKPEGYYSQTFLENRNHIYVTNWNQRALQPAQYGGADLYALPIDYDPQVDYGYEVNYKLYNYFIYFQRRYNQRLGPWVPRI; encoded by the coding sequence ATGAAATATTTTATCTCCACCACCCTCGTGGCTGCCCTGGTCCTGTTGCTGGCCGCCTGTTCCGGCCAGCAAGGCATTGCCATGAGCGAGCAGGAAAAGGAAGTGCTCAACAGCCAGGGGCCGGACAGCGTGCGGATTGCCGATGCAGAAACCGAATACGAGATCATTATCATCGAACCGGGTTTCTACAACTGGTTGGTCAGCATCGCCAAACCCGAAGGCTATTATTCCCAGACTTTTTTGGAGAACCGCAACCATATCTACGTCACCAATTGGAACCAACGGGCGCTGCAACCGGCCCAGTACGGCGGGGCCGACCTCTACGCCCTCCCGATTGACTACGACCCGCAGGTAGACTATGGCTACGAGGTAAACTACAAACTCTACAATTACTTTATCTATTTCCAGCGGCGATACAACCAGCGGCTCGGGCCCTGGGTACCGAGAATCTGA
- the folE gene encoding GTP cyclohydrolase I FolE produces the protein MPYRHLEEYNIEVTREVTDHYERILREIGEDPAREGLLKTPERAAKAMLFLTQGYRQDAVEILKGAMFRESYSEMVLIKDIEVYSLCEHHMLPFYGKAHVAYIPDGHIVGLSKIPRVVDVFARRLQVQERLTDDILECINTTLKPRGVAVVIEAAHMCMMMRGVQKQNSVTTTSGFRGQFEKSETRNEFLKLISSELH, from the coding sequence ATGCCGTATCGCCACCTTGAAGAGTACAATATTGAGGTCACCCGGGAAGTTACCGACCACTACGAGCGCATCCTCAGGGAGATCGGGGAGGACCCGGCCCGGGAGGGCCTGCTCAAGACCCCGGAACGAGCCGCCAAAGCCATGCTGTTCCTCACCCAGGGGTACCGGCAGGATGCGGTCGAAATCCTCAAGGGCGCCATGTTCCGGGAATCCTATAGCGAAATGGTCCTTATCAAGGATATCGAGGTGTACTCCCTCTGCGAACACCATATGCTCCCTTTTTACGGCAAGGCCCACGTGGCCTACATCCCGGACGGCCACATCGTCGGCCTGAGCAAAATCCCCCGGGTGGTGGATGTCTTTGCCCGCCGCCTCCAGGTGCAGGAACGCCTCACGGACGATATCCTGGAATGTATCAATACCACCTTGAAGCCCCGGGGGGTTGCCGTGGTCATTGAGGCAGCCCATATGTGCATGATGATGCGGGGCGTACAGAAACAAAACTCGGTTACGACAACCTCCGGGTTCCGGGGCCAGTTCGAAAAAAGCGAAACCCGGAACGAATTCCTGAAACTGATCAGTTCGGAACTCCACTGA